From a region of the Gossypium raimondii isolate GPD5lz chromosome 10, ASM2569854v1, whole genome shotgun sequence genome:
- the LOC105775601 gene encoding uncharacterized protein LOC105775601 — MARKQLVGFGGSGPGEEAGGGFIIHTSTGLLLLCMVIFSLSLISMVIFACGDGNSGKRRRRSGGGAGGLGGGCGGEGKRRRRSGAGGGGCGGEGGGCEGGGGGGGCGGGGGGGGCGGGGGGGGC; from the coding sequence atgGCGAGAAAACAGTTGGTAGGGTTTGGTGGCAGCGGCCCGGGGGAGGAAGCCGGAGGAGGTTTCATCATTCATACGTCAACAGGGTTGCTCTTGCTTTGCATGGTTATTTTCTCCCTCTCTCTTATATCAATGGTTATTTTCGCTTGTGGTGATGGCAACTCAGGAAAGCGTCGCAGACGTTCTGGAGGTGGAGCTGGAGGTTTAGGTGGAGGTTGTGGGGGTGAGGGAAAGCGTCGCAGACGTTCTGGAGCTGGAGGTGGAGGTTGTGGGGGTGAGGGTGGAGGTTGTGAAGGTGGTGGTGGAGGTGGAGGTTGTGGGGGTGGGGGTGGAGGTGGAGGTTGTGGGGGTGGGggtgggggtggaggttgttga